In a single window of the Massilia oculi genome:
- a CDS encoding Gfo/Idh/MocA family protein produces MSIAGSSLLSGLPWMAPLRAQPVGGAPSDRVRLGMIGTGSRGKLLLQHLLTTPGVEVAALCDDYPPHLTAAMALAGGKPKAFADYRKLLDMPDLDGVLIATPLHEHAAMCLNAMAADKHVFCEKSLALTTDECKAIARAASSGTRVFQVGHQRLFSASFLHAHEIVRSGRIGPITQIRASWHRNNDWRRQVPSPELERKLNWRLYRASSAGLMAELASHHLQIANWYLDAAPLSCIGYGSINHWKDQREVHDNVNVLFRYRDGVTFIYDSLTSNRHHGMEIQILGSRGTIEGESGKMYMEQPPPAPGIKTVVDRIERASMETIPIGGPSWKADSKSDALGQALRRDLGGDDGTLLSMAAFANAIRLNQQIPQMIDHAYRSGIAALMGQAAMDQGGEIAWPGDYK; encoded by the coding sequence GTGAGCATCGCCGGCTCCAGCCTGCTGAGCGGGTTGCCATGGATGGCGCCATTGCGCGCGCAGCCCGTGGGCGGCGCGCCATCGGATCGCGTACGGCTTGGCATGATCGGCACCGGCTCACGCGGCAAACTGCTGCTGCAACACCTCTTGACGACCCCTGGCGTCGAGGTGGCGGCGCTGTGCGACGATTACCCGCCACACCTGACCGCCGCCATGGCGCTTGCGGGAGGCAAGCCGAAGGCCTTCGCCGATTACCGCAAGTTGCTCGACATGCCGGACCTCGATGGCGTGCTGATCGCAACGCCGCTGCACGAGCATGCCGCCATGTGCCTGAATGCGATGGCGGCCGACAAGCATGTGTTCTGCGAAAAGAGCCTGGCGCTCACCACCGACGAGTGCAAGGCCATCGCGCGGGCGGCAAGCAGCGGCACGCGCGTATTCCAGGTCGGGCACCAGCGCTTGTTCAGCGCCTCCTTCCTCCATGCACACGAGATCGTGCGGTCGGGTCGGATAGGACCCATCACGCAGATCCGCGCGAGCTGGCACCGCAACAACGATTGGCGCCGCCAGGTGCCGAGCCCCGAACTCGAACGCAAGCTGAACTGGCGGCTGTACCGCGCCTCGTCCGCCGGACTCATGGCGGAACTGGCTTCGCATCATCTGCAGATTGCCAACTGGTATCTCGACGCCGCGCCGCTCTCCTGCATCGGTTACGGCAGCATCAATCACTGGAAAGATCAGCGTGAGGTGCACGACAACGTGAACGTGCTGTTTCGCTACCGCGATGGCGTCACGTTCATCTACGACTCGCTCACCAGTAATCGCCACCATGGCATGGAGATCCAGATCCTGGGTTCCCGGGGCACGATCGAAGGCGAGAGCGGAAAAATGTATATGGAACAGCCGCCGCCCGCTCCCGGCATCAAGACCGTCGTCGATCGTATCGAGCGCGCCAGCATGGAGACGATTCCCATTGGCGGGCCGAGCTGGAAAGCGGACAGCAAAAGCGACGCGCTTGGACAGGCGCTGCGGCGCGACCTTGGCGGTGACGACGGCACCCTCCTGTCGATGGCGGCGTTTGCCAACGCAATTCGTCTGAACCAGCAGATCCCGCAGATGATCGACCACGCCTATCGATCCGGCATTGCCGCGCTGATGGGGCAAGCCGCAATGGACCAGGGAGGCGAGATTGCCTGGCCTGGCGACTACAAATAA
- a CDS encoding FAD:protein FMN transferase: MFHHTMGAMNTRFSMVLPAVDTRDGMVLVRHTQALLREQERMMSRFIADGDLATLNRAAARGPAPMPDRLCQVLDTCRRHHRLTGGAFDIAQGARRRGHGMDLLHFDAAARTLHFAERDVQLDLGGIGKGIALDVVGQYLIDQGVEQALLSFGESSVSVIGAHPAGDCWPIGVEHLYEQGRSLHRFALRDAAMSTSGNRDGQAHIVIPASGELVEGCRTISVACASAADAEALSTALFVLPAAQRAAVLRNYPGAQAVEIAYLKQEAGWTAEKRWQHE, translated from the coding sequence ATGTTTCATCACACCATGGGCGCGATGAATACGCGCTTCAGCATGGTCCTGCCGGCTGTCGACACGCGCGACGGGATGGTGCTTGTTCGCCACACGCAGGCGCTGCTGCGCGAGCAGGAGCGGATGATGAGCCGTTTCATCGCAGACGGCGATCTGGCGACGCTCAATCGCGCTGCCGCCCGCGGCCCGGCGCCCATGCCTGACAGGCTATGTCAGGTGCTCGATACCTGCCGGCGCCATCACCGCCTGACCGGGGGCGCCTTCGATATCGCCCAGGGTGCGCGGCGTCGCGGCCACGGCATGGACCTGCTGCACTTCGACGCCGCGGCGCGCACGCTGCACTTCGCCGAACGCGACGTCCAACTGGACCTGGGCGGCATTGGCAAGGGAATCGCACTTGACGTGGTCGGCCAGTACCTGATCGATCAGGGAGTGGAACAAGCCCTCCTGAGCTTCGGGGAAAGTTCCGTGAGCGTCATTGGCGCCCATCCGGCAGGCGACTGCTGGCCGATCGGCGTCGAACACCTGTATGAGCAAGGCAGGTCGCTGCATCGCTTCGCGCTGCGCGACGCGGCGATGTCCACTTCCGGCAACCGCGATGGCCAGGCGCACATCGTCATTCCAGCGTCCGGCGAACTGGTGGAAGGATGCAGGACGATCTCCGTCGCCTGTGCGAGCGCAGCCGACGCCGAGGCGCTGTCCACTGCATTGTTCGTACTGCCCGCCGCGCAGCGCGCAGCCGTCCTGCGGAACTATCCAGGCGCGCAGGCAGTGGAGATCGCCTACCTGAAACAAGAAGCAGGCTGGACCGCAGAAAAGAGATGGCAGCATGAATAA
- a CDS encoding 3-keto-disaccharide hydrolase → MRFYPMLPAILAAAVSSVSPLATAQSGQCASTASPAAAALTPQEIAQGWTVLWDGTSNAAWRGVNSEQFPQHGWQACNGILTVQGKGGEESRGGGDIITRKRYADFDLKLEVMIAPGANSGVKIFTQPNLTPIDRLTGKPAAVGSAIGLEFQVLDDARHPDAKAGRDGNRTIGSLYDLIAADKDKAPSPVGQWNQVRILSQGKHVTFWLNGKKTVEFERGSPAFRAAAAASKFRDIPGFGEWADGHILLQDHGDQVSFRHIVIRDLRPRQAHR, encoded by the coding sequence ATGCGCTTTTACCCCATGCTTCCCGCGATTCTCGCCGCCGCCGTTTCATCGGTGTCGCCGCTTGCAACAGCGCAGTCCGGCCAATGCGCAAGCACGGCTTCGCCCGCCGCGGCGGCGCTCACGCCGCAAGAAATTGCCCAAGGCTGGACTGTGTTGTGGGACGGGACGTCCAACGCCGCCTGGCGCGGCGTCAACTCCGAGCAGTTCCCGCAGCATGGCTGGCAGGCCTGCAATGGGATTCTCACCGTCCAGGGCAAGGGAGGCGAGGAATCGCGCGGCGGCGGAGACATCATTACCCGCAAGCGTTACGCGGATTTCGACCTCAAGCTGGAAGTGATGATCGCACCTGGCGCCAATAGCGGCGTGAAGATCTTCACCCAGCCCAACCTGACCCCGATCGACAGGCTGACCGGCAAGCCGGCCGCGGTTGGCTCGGCGATCGGGCTGGAATTCCAGGTGCTCGACGACGCACGCCACCCGGATGCCAAGGCGGGCCGCGACGGCAACCGCACCATCGGCTCCTTGTACGATCTGATTGCCGCCGACAAGGACAAGGCGCCTTCGCCGGTCGGTCAATGGAACCAGGTGCGCATCCTGTCGCAGGGAAAACACGTGACGTTCTGGCTGAACGGCAAGAAAACCGTGGAATTTGAACGCGGCTCCCCAGCATTTCGCGCCGCCGCGGCGGCAAGCAAGTTCCGCGACATTCCCGGCTTTGGAGAATGGGCCGACGGCCACATCCTGCTGCAGGATCACGGCGACCAGGTCTCTTTTCGTCATATCGTGATTCGCGACCTGCGCCCACGGCAAGCACATCGATAG
- a CDS encoding endo-1,4-beta-xylanase — MRFGNAIGLLEDQDTRKSFRDPAYRALMARECNMIVAENETKWQALQPKPGPYQWGPADEMFAWARKEGMAIRGHALIWQDPKWLPAWVNALDLKSRPVTHAEAILREHAKTVCTHLKDAISHDVVNEAVSPKDGSLIQNVFTRRMGAVEQIEFAFRQAHEHAPKAQLVYNDFMGPGLGDDAKHRAGVLKLLAELKKRGAPIHALGLQSHVSAGDMMSGPANAAVLREWRKFLDEVTGMGLDLLITEFDVNDKAFPADVAKRDAATAALARDYLDVTLSYPTCRDFLLWGMADHVNWLQVWADAKRPDGLAQRPTPYDSQLRAKPMREAIAASLRAMPMRKA; from the coding sequence ATGCGCTTCGGTAATGCCATCGGCTTGCTGGAAGACCAGGATACCCGCAAGAGTTTCCGCGACCCGGCCTACCGCGCCCTGATGGCGCGCGAGTGCAATATGATCGTCGCCGAGAACGAGACCAAGTGGCAGGCACTGCAACCGAAACCGGGGCCCTACCAATGGGGACCGGCCGACGAGATGTTCGCCTGGGCGCGCAAGGAGGGCATGGCGATCCGCGGCCATGCCTTGATCTGGCAGGATCCGAAGTGGCTGCCCGCCTGGGTGAACGCGCTGGACCTGAAATCCAGGCCGGTCACCCACGCCGAAGCAATCCTGCGCGAGCACGCCAAGACCGTCTGCACGCACTTGAAGGACGCGATCAGCCACGACGTCGTCAACGAGGCGGTGTCACCCAAGGACGGCAGCCTGATCCAGAACGTGTTCACCAGGCGCATGGGCGCCGTCGAGCAGATCGAGTTCGCCTTCCGCCAGGCCCACGAGCACGCGCCGAAGGCGCAGCTGGTGTACAACGACTTCATGGGCCCCGGCCTGGGCGACGACGCCAAGCACCGCGCCGGCGTGCTGAAACTGCTGGCCGAGCTCAAGAAGCGCGGCGCCCCGATCCACGCGCTGGGCCTGCAAAGCCACGTCAGCGCGGGCGACATGATGTCCGGCCCCGCCAACGCGGCGGTGTTGCGCGAATGGCGTAAGTTCCTGGACGAGGTCACCGGCATGGGCCTGGACCTCTTGATCACCGAGTTCGATGTCAACGACAAGGCCTTCCCCGCCGATGTCGCCAAGCGCGACGCGGCCACCGCGGCGCTGGCGCGCGACTATCTCGACGTGACCCTGAGCTATCCGACCTGCCGCGATTTCCTGCTGTGGGGCATGGCCGACCACGTCAACTGGCTGCAGGTCTGGGCCGACGCGAAGCGCCCGGACGGCCTGGCGCAGCGTCCGACACCGTACGACAGCCAGTTGCGCGCCAAGCCGATGCGCGAAGCGATCGCCGCCTCGCTGCGCGCGATGCCGATGCGCAAGGCTTGA
- a CDS encoding glycoside hydrolase family 43 protein, whose protein sequence is MPEIIDKDRVQALKERAISQPLLEHIYIADPSAHVFDGRIYIYPSHDIEAGVPFNDDGAHFAMEDYHVVSMDHPGAEAVDHGVALHVRDVPWAARQMWAPDCARRDGKYYLYFPAKRPDGIFQIGVAVSDSPTGPFTAQPQPITGSYSIDPAVFGDDDGEFYLYFGGIWGGQLQKYRDNLYSPDHEEPAAHEPALQPRVARLRGDMLELCEEPRAVRILDQDGNELLAGDHDRRFFEAPWLHKHDGKYYFSYSTGDTHLLCYATGDSPYGPFTYQGQIMTPVIGWTTHHSICEFEGRSYLFYHDSSLSGGVTHLRSVKVTELHYDEDGRIVTISPYRQD, encoded by the coding sequence ATGCCTGAAATTATCGACAAAGACCGCGTGCAAGCCCTGAAAGAGCGCGCCATCTCCCAGCCCCTGCTCGAACACATCTACATCGCCGATCCGTCCGCCCACGTGTTCGACGGCCGCATCTACATCTATCCTTCGCACGACATCGAGGCCGGCGTGCCCTTCAACGACGACGGCGCCCATTTCGCGATGGAGGACTATCACGTGGTCTCGATGGACCACCCGGGCGCCGAAGCGGTCGACCACGGCGTGGCGCTGCACGTGCGCGACGTGCCGTGGGCGGCGCGCCAGATGTGGGCGCCCGACTGCGCGCGCAGGGACGGCAAGTACTACCTGTACTTCCCGGCCAAGCGCCCGGACGGCATCTTCCAGATCGGCGTCGCGGTCAGCGACAGCCCTACCGGCCCCTTCACGGCGCAACCGCAGCCGATCACCGGCAGCTATTCGATCGACCCGGCCGTGTTCGGCGACGACGACGGCGAGTTCTATCTCTATTTCGGCGGCATCTGGGGCGGCCAGCTCCAGAAGTACCGCGACAACCTCTACAGCCCCGACCATGAAGAACCGGCCGCGCACGAGCCGGCGCTGCAGCCGCGCGTGGCGCGCCTGCGCGGCGACATGCTGGAGCTCTGCGAAGAACCGCGCGCCGTGCGCATCCTCGACCAGGACGGCAACGAGCTGCTGGCCGGCGACCACGATCGCCGCTTCTTCGAGGCGCCGTGGCTGCACAAGCACGACGGCAAATACTACTTCTCGTATTCGACCGGCGACACCCACCTGCTGTGCTACGCGACCGGCGACAGCCCCTATGGCCCGTTCACCTACCAGGGCCAGATCATGACCCCGGTGATCGGCTGGACCACGCACCACTCGATCTGCGAGTTCGAAGGCCGCTCGTATCTCTTCTATCACGATAGCAGCCTCTCCGGCGGCGTCACCCACCTGCGCTCGGTGAAGGTGACCGAGCTGCATTACGACGAAGACGGCAGGATCGTCACCATCTCGCCCTATCGCCAGGACTGA
- a CDS encoding MFS transporter: MTTIIKAQPTLETTEKIGYALGDLAANLIFQTLLTFLAFFYTDVYQISPNAAASIIFIGGLVGACFNPLMGIIADRTATRWGKFRPWILWTSVPFGLVAILAFSTPDLGERGKYIYALLTYILLMLVYSANNLPYSALSGVLTGSMADRNSLSSYRFVAVLVAQLVIQVLLLPLVLILGGGDKVAGFQTVMMFFAVAGTICFLITFFTTRERIVPTASQRSSIKQDVADLLRNRPWVVMLVLTILVFITLSLKGGMYIFYFRNFLQEAALGAFLSDVGFLSFIDGLNSLLTGMGLTQFHWPEDAATSGFSLFNAVGIILMIVGIGFSKPLADRFGKRDVFGAALLLAAVFRLSYYWIGPTSIGLVFGAQILYGLFYGITIPLLWAMIADVADYSEWKNNRRATALLFSAMIFGLKAGLSIGGALVAALLSAYGYDAALAVQSGQVADGVRLSVSVYAAIPFLLAVCCLAAYDIRKNTELQIERELGERRALAAQQ, translated from the coding sequence ATGACTACAATTATTAAAGCGCAGCCGACGCTGGAGACAACTGAAAAAATCGGCTATGCACTGGGCGACCTGGCCGCCAACCTGATCTTCCAGACCCTGCTCACCTTCCTCGCTTTCTTCTACACCGACGTCTACCAGATCTCGCCGAACGCCGCGGCCAGCATCATCTTCATCGGCGGCCTGGTCGGCGCCTGCTTCAACCCGCTGATGGGCATCATCGCCGACCGCACCGCGACCCGCTGGGGCAAGTTCCGCCCCTGGATCCTGTGGACCTCGGTGCCGTTCGGCCTGGTGGCGATCCTGGCCTTCAGCACGCCGGACCTGGGCGAGCGCGGCAAGTACATCTATGCGCTGCTGACCTACATCCTGCTGATGCTGGTGTACTCGGCCAACAACCTGCCCTACTCGGCCCTGAGCGGCGTGCTGACCGGCAGCATGGCCGACCGCAACAGCCTGTCGTCGTACCGCTTCGTCGCGGTGCTGGTGGCGCAGCTGGTGATCCAGGTGCTGCTGCTGCCGCTGGTGCTGATCCTGGGCGGCGGCGACAAGGTGGCCGGCTTCCAGACCGTGATGATGTTCTTCGCGGTGGCCGGCACCATCTGCTTCCTGATCACCTTCTTCACCACCCGCGAACGCATCGTGCCGACCGCGAGCCAGCGCTCGAGCATCAAGCAGGACGTGGCAGATCTGCTGCGCAACCGCCCCTGGGTGGTGATGCTGGTGCTGACCATCCTGGTGTTCATCACGCTGTCGCTCAAGGGCGGCATGTATATCTTCTACTTCCGTAACTTCCTGCAAGAGGCGGCGCTGGGGGCGTTCCTGAGCGACGTCGGCTTCCTGAGCTTCATCGACGGCCTCAACTCGCTGCTCACCGGCATGGGCCTGACGCAGTTCCACTGGCCGGAAGACGCCGCCACCTCGGGCTTTTCCCTGTTCAACGCGGTCGGCATCATCCTGATGATCGTCGGGATCGGTTTCTCGAAGCCGCTGGCCGACCGATTCGGCAAGCGCGACGTGTTCGGCGCCGCCCTGCTGCTGGCGGCCGTTTTCCGCCTCAGCTACTACTGGATCGGCCCGACCTCGATCGGCCTGGTGTTCGGCGCCCAGATCCTGTACGGCTTGTTCTACGGCATCACCATCCCGCTGCTGTGGGCGATGATCGCCGACGTCGCCGACTACTCGGAATGGAAGAACAACCGCCGCGCCACCGCCCTGCTGTTCTCGGCGATGATCTTCGGCCTCAAGGCGGGCCTCTCTATCGGCGGCGCGCTGGTGGCGGCCCTGCTGTCGGCCTATGGCTACGATGCCGCCCTGGCGGTCCAGTCGGGCCAGGTCGCCGATGGCGTGCGCCTGTCGGTCAGCGTGTATGCCGCCATCCCCTTCCTGCTGGCCGTGTGCTGCCTGGCGGCCTACGACATCCGCAAGAACACCGAGCTGCAGATCGAGCGCGAACTCGGCGAACGCCGCGCACTCGCCGCCCAGCAGTGA
- a CDS encoding LacI family DNA-binding transcriptional regulator, translating to MPTSNIGLTTPVEAKRGPNMADVAKLAGVSPMTVSRVMNGKSTVRASTRKKVTAAAAALNYAPNPEARLLAGSRPIRIGFLYSMPSVRSGAYLTEVLLGLLNKVSLNNVQLLVEKCADGEQIAQHAQRLIDNQMDGIILPPPLVDNAEIVARIVDAGIPLVLIACGQPDARAGAIGIDDRRAAYEMTRHLIELGHQRIGFISGHPYQSASAARLEGYQAAIEEFGADPAAELVTQGMFNYRSGLDASEILLALSDRPTAIFASNDDMAAATVAVAHRLGLDVPGDITVVGFDDTALSTTIWPALTTVRQPTMDMAEAAIECIVQRVTDARNGLPAGPEHTRVDFAIVRRQSDAAPRIRPPVRIVA from the coding sequence ATGCCTACTTCCAATATCGGACTCACTACCCCAGTGGAGGCCAAGCGTGGCCCGAACATGGCCGACGTGGCGAAGCTCGCCGGGGTGTCGCCGATGACGGTCTCGCGCGTCATGAACGGCAAGTCGACCGTGCGCGCGAGCACGCGCAAGAAAGTGACGGCCGCCGCGGCGGCCCTGAACTACGCGCCGAATCCCGAGGCGCGCCTGCTGGCGGGATCGCGGCCGATCCGCATCGGCTTCCTGTACAGCATGCCCAGCGTGCGCAGCGGCGCCTATCTCACCGAGGTCTTGCTGGGATTGCTGAACAAGGTCAGCCTGAACAACGTCCAGCTGCTGGTCGAGAAGTGCGCCGACGGCGAGCAGATCGCCCAGCATGCCCAGCGCCTGATCGACAACCAGATGGACGGCATCATCCTGCCGCCGCCGCTGGTCGACAATGCCGAGATCGTGGCGCGCATCGTCGACGCCGGCATCCCGCTGGTCCTGATTGCCTGCGGCCAGCCCGATGCGCGGGCCGGCGCGATCGGCATCGACGACCGCCGGGCCGCCTACGAGATGACGCGCCACCTGATCGAGCTGGGCCACCAGCGGATCGGCTTCATCAGCGGGCATCCTTACCAGTCGGCCAGCGCGGCCCGTCTTGAAGGCTATCAGGCCGCCATCGAGGAGTTCGGCGCCGATCCCGCGGCCGAGCTGGTCACGCAGGGGATGTTCAACTACCGTTCCGGGCTCGATGCGTCCGAGATCCTGCTGGCGCTGTCCGACCGTCCGACAGCGATCTTCGCCAGCAACGACGACATGGCTGCCGCCACGGTCGCGGTGGCCCATCGCCTGGGGCTCGACGTGCCGGGCGATATCACGGTGGTCGGCTTCGACGATACCGCCCTGTCGACCACGATCTGGCCGGCGCTCACCACGGTGCGGCAGCCGACCATGGACATGGCCGAAGCGGCGATCGAATGCATCGTCCAGCGCGTGACCGACGCGCGCAACGGCTTGCCGGCCGGCCCCGAGCACACCAGGGTCGATTTCGCCATCGTGCGGCGCCAGTCCGATGCGGCGCCGCGGATCCGGCCGCCGGTGCGCATCGTCGCCTGA
- a CDS encoding SGNH/GDSL hydrolase family protein: MQTYRPGRLAIAVLAALGLGACSSAYQPPSAASGSGTPHWVSSWGTSQMPYGQAEAMPAAFWKDGTVRQIVRLSLGGSQVRVRISNAYGSDMLIVNEANIAHAVRPGTSELVAGSLQPLRFNGSTSVRIPAGAEYVSDPIDLAATRGLDVAISMHLANAAGQQTGHAGSRTTTFLAPGRQTGAASLLDAKTVTRWHQLADVEVSAAPAARAVVVIGDSITDGFGATTDANNRWTDHLVQRIAQDGRRPLAVINAGIGGGRLLREGLGPSLVTRFERDVLARNGVSHAVVFIGVNDIGVLRRSKEDTPQAIAAMLEDLKQAHLQMIARAHAKGICVIGATITPFMGSGYYAPAQHNEALRQAVNDWMRSEKAFDGVLDFDGVLRDPARPSYLAKAYDSGDGLHPSHAGYAALAAAVPLQQFDSCAYSRPR; encoded by the coding sequence TTGCAAACTTATCGCCCTGGCCGCCTGGCCATCGCCGTCCTGGCCGCGCTCGGCCTGGGCGCCTGCAGTTCGGCCTATCAACCGCCCTCCGCTGCAAGCGGCAGCGGTACGCCTCACTGGGTCAGCAGCTGGGGTACTTCCCAGATGCCGTATGGCCAGGCCGAAGCAATGCCTGCCGCATTCTGGAAGGACGGCACCGTGCGCCAGATCGTGCGCCTTTCGCTGGGCGGCAGCCAGGTCCGGGTCCGCATCAGCAATGCCTACGGCAGCGATATGCTGATCGTGAACGAAGCGAACATCGCGCACGCGGTGCGGCCGGGTACGTCGGAACTGGTTGCCGGTTCGCTGCAGCCGCTGCGCTTCAATGGCAGCACCTCGGTGCGCATACCCGCCGGCGCCGAATATGTCAGCGATCCGATCGACCTGGCGGCAACGCGTGGCCTCGATGTCGCCATCAGCATGCACCTGGCGAATGCGGCGGGCCAGCAGACCGGCCATGCCGGCTCGCGCACCACGACTTTCCTGGCCCCGGGCCGGCAGACCGGCGCCGCGAGCCTGCTTGACGCGAAGACCGTCACGCGCTGGCACCAGCTCGCCGACGTCGAAGTCAGCGCGGCGCCTGCCGCGCGGGCCGTGGTGGTGATCGGCGATTCGATCACCGACGGCTTTGGTGCGACGACCGACGCCAACAACCGCTGGACCGATCACCTGGTGCAGCGCATCGCCCAGGATGGCAGGCGGCCGCTCGCGGTGATCAATGCCGGCATCGGCGGCGGCCGCCTGCTGCGCGAGGGCCTGGGCCCGAGCCTTGTCACACGCTTCGAGCGCGACGTCCTGGCGCGAAATGGCGTCAGTCATGCGGTCGTCTTCATCGGGGTCAACGACATCGGCGTGCTGCGCCGCTCGAAAGAGGACACGCCGCAGGCGATCGCGGCGATGCTGGAGGACTTGAAGCAGGCCCATTTGCAGATGATCGCGCGCGCCCATGCGAAAGGGATTTGCGTGATCGGCGCGACCATCACACCGTTCATGGGCAGCGGCTACTATGCGCCGGCGCAGCACAACGAGGCGCTGCGCCAGGCGGTCAACGACTGGATGAGGAGCGAGAAGGCCTTCGACGGCGTGCTCGATTTCGATGGGGTGCTGCGCGACCCTGCGCGGCCGTCCTACCTGGCCAAGGCCTATGACAGCGGCGACGGCCTGCATCCGTCGCATGCGGGGTATGCCGCGCTGGCAGCGGCGGTGCCGCTGCAGCAGTTCGACAGCTGCGCCTACAGCCGGCCGCGGTAG
- a CDS encoding glycoside hydrolase family 43 protein, with the protein MIHNPILRGFNPDPSIVRVGDDYYIATSTFERYPGVQIHHSRDLVNWRLAGRPLNRASQLDMRGAPDSCGVWAPCLTYADGLFWLIYTDVKRYGRTSTGGAGGSASLRDFHNYLVTSPSIDGPWSDPVHLNSSGFDPSLFHDDDGRKYFLNQLWDHRPGGKRFAGIVLQEYSVEERRLIGKRSNIFAGTEHGLTEAPHLYRRNGYYYLLTAEGGTGWNHGVTMARSRDLLGPYELHPDLNVLTTRSRPDAALQRAGHADLVDTPDGRTYMVYLCGRPLRNRGVCTLGRETAIQQVAWGEDGWLRTLDGEGMPQLDVPAPGLPEHRFDAAPERADFDTPELPIDFQWLRTPYPEELFSLTARPGHLRLYGRESLGSTFRQALVARRQQAHCFSAVTSVGFAPEHFQQQAGLVCYYGASKFHYLYITHDDEIGKHLRVMSSLPNHLQADAFTAPIALPAGVPVQLRVEVDEERLLFGYRVDDGPWRWLPQQFDASILSDEASAPGQPNFTGAFVGMACQDMAGTALHADFDWFEYRERPYRGRL; encoded by the coding sequence ATGATCCACAACCCGATCCTGCGCGGATTCAATCCCGACCCGTCCATCGTGCGGGTCGGCGACGACTACTACATCGCCACCTCCACCTTCGAAAGGTATCCGGGGGTGCAGATCCACCACTCGCGCGACCTGGTCAACTGGCGCCTGGCCGGCCGGCCGCTCAACCGCGCCAGCCAGCTCGACATGCGCGGCGCGCCCGATTCCTGCGGCGTGTGGGCGCCCTGCCTGACATATGCCGATGGCCTGTTCTGGCTGATCTACACCGACGTCAAGCGCTACGGCCGCACCTCGACCGGCGGCGCCGGCGGTAGCGCCTCGCTGCGCGATTTCCATAACTACCTGGTCACCAGCCCGAGCATCGACGGCCCGTGGTCCGATCCGGTCCACCTGAACAGCAGCGGCTTCGATCCTTCGCTGTTCCACGACGACGACGGGCGCAAGTATTTCCTGAACCAGCTGTGGGATCACCGTCCCGGCGGCAAGCGCTTTGCCGGCATCGTGCTGCAGGAATACTCGGTCGAGGAACGTCGCCTGATCGGAAAACGCAGCAATATCTTCGCCGGGACCGAACATGGCCTGACCGAAGCGCCGCACCTGTACCGCCGCAACGGTTATTACTACCTGCTCACCGCCGAGGGCGGCACCGGCTGGAACCATGGCGTGACCATGGCGCGCTCGCGCGATCTGCTCGGACCGTACGAGCTGCACCCCGACCTGAATGTCCTCACTACCCGTTCTCGGCCCGACGCCGCGCTGCAGCGCGCCGGACACGCCGACCTGGTCGACACGCCGGATGGCCGCACGTACATGGTCTACCTGTGCGGCCGGCCGCTGCGCAACCGCGGCGTGTGCACGCTGGGACGCGAGACCGCGATCCAGCAAGTGGCATGGGGAGAAGACGGCTGGCTGCGCACGCTCGACGGGGAAGGCATGCCGCAGCTGGACGTGCCGGCGCCCGGCCTGCCCGAACACCGTTTCGACGCCGCGCCCGAACGGGCCGACTTCGATACGCCGGAGCTGCCGATCGATTTTCAGTGGCTGCGCACCCCGTATCCGGAAGAACTGTTCAGCCTCACGGCGCGGCCAGGCCACCTGCGCCTGTACGGCCGCGAGAGCCTGGGCAGCACCTTCCGCCAGGCGCTGGTGGCGCGCCGGCAGCAGGCGCACTGCTTCAGCGCGGTGACGTCTGTCGGGTTCGCGCCGGAACACTTCCAGCAGCAGGCCGGGCTGGTCTGCTACTACGGCGCTTCCAAGTTCCATTACCTGTACATCACGCACGACGACGAGATCGGCAAGCACCTGCGCGTGATGAGCAGCCTGCCCAACCACCTGCAGGCGGATGCCTTTACCGCTCCGATCGCCCTCCCCGCTGGCGTACCGGTGCAACTGCGGGTGGAGGTCGATGAAGAACGCCTGCTGTTCGGCTATCGCGTGGACGACGGCCCATGGCGGTGGCTGCCGCAGCAGTTCGACGCCAGCATCCTGTCGGACGAGGCCAGCGCGCCCGGCCAGCCCAACTTCACCGGCGCCTTCGTCGGCATGGCCTGCCAGGACATGGCCGGCACCGCGCTGCATGCCGACTTCGACTGGTTCGAGTACCGCGAGCGGCCCTACCGCGGCCGGCTGTAG